One genomic window of Planctomycetota bacterium includes the following:
- a CDS encoding fatty acid desaturase, which produces MTRLDYPADVDKTKIIWPYLISMIVYHVVALLAFMPYLFSWTGVVLAGLGCYVFGTLGINLCYHRLLTHRGFTCPLWLEHFFAVLGVCCLQDTPARWVAIHRMHHQFSDERPDPHSPLVEFFWGHVGWLLVENRQINNWANYDRYARDVMRDPFYRRFEKKLGWVWVNLAQMAVFYAAGFLAGLVMTGTLGGAVQFGMSIMVWGVIVRTVLVWHITWSVNSLSHIWGYRNYATDENSRNNWFVALISNGEGWHNNHHADQRSAAHGHRWWEFDLTYLTIRFLEKVGLAGNIAMPNSRLIETRLRQGTHEELPDWTKD; this is translated from the coding sequence ATGACGCGGCTTGACTATCCGGCCGACGTCGACAAGACCAAGATCATCTGGCCGTACCTGATCAGCATGATCGTCTATCACGTCGTGGCGCTGCTGGCGTTCATGCCGTACTTGTTCAGTTGGACGGGCGTGGTGCTGGCCGGGCTGGGCTGCTATGTGTTCGGCACGCTGGGGATCAACCTCTGCTACCACCGGCTGTTGACCCATCGGGGGTTCACCTGCCCGTTGTGGCTCGAGCACTTTTTCGCGGTGTTGGGTGTCTGTTGCTTGCAAGACACGCCGGCCCGTTGGGTGGCGATCCATCGCATGCACCACCAGTTCTCGGACGAGCGTCCCGACCCGCACAGCCCGCTGGTCGAGTTCTTCTGGGGTCACGTCGGTTGGCTGCTGGTCGAGAATCGCCAGATCAACAACTGGGCGAATTACGACCGTTACGCGCGCGACGTCATGCGCGACCCGTTCTATCGCCGGTTTGAAAAGAAGCTCGGCTGGGTGTGGGTCAACCTGGCTCAAATGGCCGTGTTCTACGCCGCTGGTTTTCTGGCCGGGCTCGTCATGACCGGCACGCTGGGGGGCGCGGTGCAATTTGGCATGAGCATCATGGTCTGGGGCGTCATCGTCCGGACCGTGCTGGTCTGGCACATCACGTGGAGCGTGAACTCGCTGTCCCACATCTGGGGCTATCGCAACTACGCGACTGATGAGAACAGCCGGAACAATTGGTTCGTGGCCCTGATCTCGAACGGCGAAGGTTGGCACAACAACCATCACGCCGACCAGCGCAGCGCCGCGCACGGCCATCGCTGGTGGGAGTTCGACCTCACGTACCTGACGATCCGGTTCCTGGAAAAAGTGGGCCTGGCCGGCAACATCGCCATGCCAAACTCGCGGCTGATCGAGACACGCCTGCGTCAAGGCACCCACGAAGAACTGCCGGACTGGACGAAGGACTAG
- a CDS encoding type II toxin-antitoxin system prevent-host-death family antitoxin: MTTVSIQEAQANLAQLIHQLPPGDELVITENNQPVARLVASGAPPTRNDAGNRASHGGGL; encoded by the coding sequence ATGACGACCGTATCGATTCAAGAGGCGCAGGCCAATTTGGCGCAATTGATCCACCAGCTTCCGCCTGGTGACGAATTAGTCATCACCGAGAACAATCAGCCGGTCGCTCGGCTGGTCGCCTCGGGCGCCCCGCCAACGAGGAACGATGCGGGGAACCGTGCTTCACATGGCGGCGGACTTTGA